Proteins encoded together in one Musa acuminata AAA Group cultivar baxijiao chromosome BXJ3-6, Cavendish_Baxijiao_AAA, whole genome shotgun sequence window:
- the LOC135640864 gene encoding beta-amylase-like, with protein sequence MSLMRQSSFNRASPPQMTSIPYASLPRQQRPLPARVHLQRWHGGQQQVILGRSRKIEKLEIGGRSFLNGPFKGGRAPQAMAYEKPEMFPEFETDTYADKEKMLANYVPVFVMLPLDVVSVDNTLNKPEELRKRLKHLRNADVDGVMVDVWWGIVEGKGPKLYDWSAYKDLFRMVQEEGLKLQAIMSFHNCVEGTVNIPMPPWILEVGKSNPDIYYTNRRGTRNQEYLTIGVDNQPIFQERTAVEVYRDFMKSFRENMLDFLDAGVITDVEVGLGPSGELRYPSYPEAQGWVFPGIGEFQCYDKYMKREFKEAATVAGHPEWDLPDDAGEYNSSPKSTKFFAAKGTYLMNSGKFFLTWYSNKLIMHGDQILDAANEAFLGCKVKIVAKIAGIHWWYQDDSHAAELTAGYYNLNDRDGYRPIARMLARHDAILNFTCAEMINSEQIKMAMSGAEELVQQVFSAAWREGIEVACENALSRYDRRGYNQILRNSRPQGIDRSGKPQRRVFAMTYLRLSDELLKMVNFRIFRTFVRRMHADQDYCPDPWKYYKPITAMQRSKAATPMDKILEATEPTPPYSFDPETDTSVGGAYAEIIDTLFGLFD encoded by the exons ATGTCTCTTATGCGCCAGAGTTCTTTCAACAGAGCTTCGCCACCCCAAATGACCAGCATCCCATATGCAAGTCTACCTCGCCAACAGAGACCATTGCCGGCAAGGGTACATCTCCAGCGGTGGCATGGCGGGCAACAACAGGTTATTTTGGGCAGATCGAGGAAGATAGAGAAGCTAGAAATCGGTGGGAGATCCTTCTTAAATGGACCATTCAAAGGAGGTAGAGCCCCTCAAGCTATGGCCTACGAGAAGCCAGAGATGTTTCCGGAGTTCGAG ACAGACACATACGCAGACAAGGAAAAGATGCTAGCAAACTACGTGCCAGTGTTTGTGATGCTCCCT CTAGATGTCGTCTCAGTTGACAACACGCTCAACAAGCCAGAAGAACTGAGGAAGCGGCTTAAGCATCTGAGGAACGCCGACGTCGATGGGGTGATGGTAGATGTTTGGTGGGGCATCGTGGAAGGCAAGGGTCCCAAGCTCTATGACTGGAGCGCCTACAAGGATTTGTTCCGGATGGTTCAGGAAGAAGGGCTCAAGTTGCAGGCCATCATGTCATTCCATAATTGTGTGGAGGGCACCGTGAACATCCCGATGCCGCCATGGATTCTTGAGGTGGGCAAGTCAAACCCGGATATCTATTACACCAACAGGCGTGGCACCAGGAATCAGGAGTACCTCACCATCGGAGTAGATAACCAACCCATATTCCAAGAACGCACTGCCGTGGAG GTTTACCGAGACTTCATGAAGAGCTTCAGAGAGAACATGTTAGATTTTCTGGATGCCGGCGTCATTACCGACGTAGAGGTGGGTCTTGGCCCTTCTGGAGAATTGAGGTACCCCTCGTATCCTGAGGCACAGGGTTGGGTTTTCCCCGGCATCGGGGAGTTTCAG TGCTACGATAAATATATGAAGAGAGAGTTCAAAGAGGCTGCAACGGTGGCAGGACATCCTGAGTGGGACTTACCGGATGATGCAGGTGAATACAACTCCAGTCCAAAGTCAACCAAGTTCTTCGCAGCAAAAGGGACATATCTGATGAACTCGGGGAAATTCTTCCTAACTTGGTACTCCAACAAGTTGATAATGCATGGAGACCAGATCCTGGATGCGGCTAACGAGGCCTTCCTAGGTTGCAAAGTCAAGATCGTCGCCAAG ATAGCTGGCATACACTGGTGGTACCAGGACGACAGCCATGCAGCAGAGCTAACTGCAGGATACTACAACCTGAACGATCGCGACGGCTACAGGCCAATCGCCAGAATGCTGGCGAGACATGATGCCATCCTTAACTTCACCTGCGCCGAGATGATAAATTCTGAGCAGATAAAGATGGCAATGAGTGGGGCTGAGGAGCTGGTTCAACAG GTATTCAGTGCAGCATGGAGGGAGGGGATCGAGGTGGCGTGTGAGAATGCACTCAGTAGATATGATAGAAGGGGATACAACCAAATTTTGAGGAATTCAAGGCCACAAGGGATCGACCGAAGTGGAAAGCCACAACGAAGGGTGTTTGCGATGACATATCTTCGACTGTCCGATGAGCTACTCAAGATGGTAAACTTCAGGATATTCAGGACATTCGTGAGGAGGATGCATGCCGACCAG GATTATTGCCCGGATCCATGGAAGTACTACAAACCTATTACAGCTATGCAAAGATCCAAGGCAGCGACACCAATGGATAAAATCTTGGAAGCAACGGAGCCTACTCCACCATACTCGTTTGATCCTGAAACTGATACGAGTGTTGGTGGCGCTTATGCTGA